A window of Variovorax paradoxus EPS genomic DNA:
GCCGCTGGAGGCGATGTCCGAGAACAGGCCGAAGTTGAATCCGTCGCCCGAGGTCTGCCAGCGCACACCCAGGTCGTCCAGCGCGTTCTTGCTGAATTCGACGATGCGCACCTGGATGTCGACCATGCGGTCCACGCGGATGCGGTCCGCCGTGGCCAGCGACACCACCGCGGGAGCGTAGAGCTGCGCCACTGTATTGAGGCGCTCGACCGCCGCCGGATCGAGGCTGTTGCCGTCCATGATGATGCGTTCGCCGACGCGGCGGATGTTCACGCCCGAGATGCCGCGCGTGATCTCGCGCAGCTCGCCCGCGATGCGGTCCAGGTCCACCACGTTCACCCGCACCTTGACCTTGCGGATGCCGCCGCTCTTGTCCCAGACATGCAGCGTGCTGTCGCCCCCATCCTGCGCGGTGATGAGCATGTTCGCGCCGTCGAGCACGCGGGCTTCCATCACCTTGCCGTTGCCGATCGCCACGCGGGCCACGCCCGGCATCTTGACCAGCACCATCTGGCCGACATAGAGCGTGAGCGAATCCGGCAGCCGCTGCATCACCGTGGCGCGCGCGGCGATGCGCTGCAGCTCGGCCTCGTCCACTGCCTGCGGTGGTGGCGTCGTGGGGCGGATGCCCGGCGACCGCTCGGTGCCGCGGGATGCCGACGCGGGGCCCGGCGGCGCCGTCGCCGCACCGCGGCCGGTGCCCACGGACGAGGCGGCGTCGACGCCGTCGCCGCCTCGTCCGGCACGCGGCTCCTGGGCCGCGGCATCCAAAACAAGGCACAGCATCGCGGCTGCCAAAACATATCGCTCGGGATTCATCGGACTTCTTCTGGAGGTGAGGGAAACGGGCACCCGATGTTGGGCGATGTGCGGCATCAGTGCGAGGGAACTTCGTCCTGCGACCGGGCCTGGCCCAGGCCCGGCGACATGGCACCGCCGCCGCCGCTGCGGCCGCCGACGATGTATTCGACGCCGGAGCCGCCGGCCGCATGCGAGGCCGCGACCGGCACCGCGCGCTGCGGCCGGAAGCCGCTCACGATGGCGTCCAGATCGACCGCATCGACGCCGGTGGTCATGGTGGCCCGGTCTTCGGGGTTGCGCAGCGTGGCGATGATCTTTCCGAGGCGCTGCGCGAGGATGAGCTTCTGCGCATCCTGCGGCTGGACCGCCACGGTCACGGTGGCGTAGCGCTGCCGCGCATAGGGGTCGGTGTCGGCCGAGACATCGGCGCGCTTCCTCATCGCGGCGAACTGTTCGGAAGTGATCTGTCCGGTGGCGCGCACCTCGACGTCCTGCAGCAGCGGGATCACCACCGAGGGATCGTTGGCCGCGCTCTTCTCGACCACGTACATGAAGTCGATGCGGTCGCCCGCGCGCAGCATGCCCGAGATGGAGCTGATCTCGTCCACCGGAATGGTGACGGCGCGCACGCCCTGCTCGATCTCCTGCGCGAAGACCTTGCGCGGCGCCGCGAAGAACGAGGCCAGCAGCGGCTTCCCGGCAGCCACCGGCACGGTGAGCTGGCGCCCCGCGAACTGCGCGAAGGACTCGGGCGTGAGTGCATCGTTGTGCAGGTACTCGTTGGGCACCGAGCGCTTGGCCACCATGCCCGGCAGCACCTGGCTGCCTTCGCCGATCGGCTGGCGCGCCACGACCACGTCGCGGCGCTGGCTGTCGGCATCCTTCTCGAGGCTGGCG
This region includes:
- the cpaB gene encoding Flp pilus assembly protein CpaB, coding for MKSSPGLLKFKQSLKRLSPLIGALLLGLMAAGLGWYYLRASEREIAASLEKDADSQRRDVVVARQPIGEGSQVLPGMVAKRSVPNEYLHNDALTPESFAQFAGRQLTVPVAAGKPLLASFFAAPRKVFAQEIEQGVRAVTIPVDEISSISGMLRAGDRIDFMYVVEKSAANDPSVVIPLLQDVEVRATGQITSEQFAAMRKRADVSADTDPYARQRYATVTVAVQPQDAQKLILAQRLGKIIATLRNPEDRATMTTGVDAVDLDAIVSGFRPQRAVPVAASHAAGGSGVEYIVGGRSGGGGAMSPGLGQARSQDEVPSH
- a CDS encoding type II and III secretion system protein family protein, with protein sequence MNPERYVLAAAMLCLVLDAAAQEPRAGRGGDGVDAASSVGTGRGAATAPPGPASASRGTERSPGIRPTTPPPQAVDEAELQRIAARATVMQRLPDSLTLYVGQMVLVKMPGVARVAIGNGKVMEARVLDGANMLITAQDGGDSTLHVWDKSGGIRKVKVRVNVVDLDRIAGELREITRGISGVNIRRVGERIIMDGNSLDPAAVERLNTVAQLYAPAVVSLATADRIRVDRMVDIQVRIVEFSKNALDDLGVRWQTSGDGFNFGLFSDIASSGSYRVLPDGSAFNTSTPQGTALLSQNRRTPQAYLGIGLTLGSQINLQVQRGNAFLLASPNLSTRSGGEAKYLAGGEIPLPALSTQGAGSVEFKPYGVRLNIKPIADGEGNISGSILTEVSSIDPSVAVQGIPGLLIRRTDTEFNVKTGETIVLSGLLSRESSRASDGLPGLRNTPVIGRAFRADKDIDKEQEVVVFITPRVVDAAWSQPRVERARQIEQDVGSNFGTLTEDKSDPRGARARLPAFDMGGIPAGTPGQPVAP